The window CTAAACCTCTAAATTAGAAAAATACAAAAAAGGTCCTACGTTCTGTTTTTTTACTTTAAAAAGAGAAGCGCTGAACCAGCAGACGCAGAGCAGCTGTTATGCTATTTCATTTTTAATCTTTATCAGAAATAATCCAAACATTCCAGCATTTATAACATTTAATATATACCGTTATACAACATTAATAGTGGTTTAGCAGACTACATTATGTGAATCAATTTTTTTATGGACATCAAGGTTTCTGTAGTTATACCTGCGTATAACCGAGGCGATATAATAAGTGAAACTTTAGATTCAGTGTTAGCGCAAAGCCTTGTAGAATGGGAGTGTATAGTAGTTGATGATGGTTCTACTGACACCACTGAAGCAGTTTTACAGACATATGTAGAGAAAGATGCGCGTTTTAAATACATACACCGGCCTGCAGACCGGCAAAAAGGTGGCAACACCTGTAGAAACATAGGCCTGGAGTTAGCCAGGGGAGAGTATGTTCAGTTTCTGGATTCCGACGACTTGATTGCGCCAAATAAATTTGAAGAGCAGGTCAAGGTTTTGAGCAGGAGCGATCTTCGCGCAGTGGCAACCTGTAAATGGGGTCGCTTTAGAACATTAAAGGATCATTTAGCATCTAAGCCATACGAACCTACGTACATCAACACTGATGGTCCGCTAGAACTGCTTGATGTTTTTGGCAAACACAGCATCTGGTTTCCTCCACATGTATATCTGGCAAGAAAAAGCCTGATAGAGGAGGCAGGCTACTGGAATGAAGAACTGAAGATGAACCAGGATGGTGAGTTTTTTTCACGTGTTTTGCTGGCAGCCTCAGAGATCATTTTTGTTCCTGAAACCGAAGTCTATTACAGGCGTCATACAGGCGGTAATACCAGTTCGTGGAACAAAGAGGAAAAAGTTAGAAGCGTTATCCACAGCTGGATATTAGTAGATCGTGCTATTGAAGATAAACTTGGCATATCAAACCACTCTTACGTGAAACAGGCACGAAATCTGATTTATGACAAAATAAAGTACAAATTCCCGGCTATCATCAGAGAGTACCAGGATTTTTTTAATTTGAAACGCTCAAGAACAGAAGAATTTTATATGAAGGTAAATTCAAGGCTGCAACTGATGTATCTTAGAAAATTAAAAGGTAAATTTTAGATAGTAATTTCTACGCAATGCAGCTTTTTACTCTAAGGTTTTCTGATCATTCTTGTGCAGGAAAACCAGTTGATTGCATTTTT of the Flammeovirgaceae bacterium 311 genome contains:
- a CDS encoding glycosyl transferase family protein (COG0463 Glycosyltransferases involved in cell wall biogenesis); this translates as MDIKVSVVIPAYNRGDIISETLDSVLAQSLVEWECIVVDDGSTDTTEAVLQTYVEKDARFKYIHRPADRQKGGNTCRNIGLELARGEYVQFLDSDDLIAPNKFEEQVKVLSRSDLRAVATCKWGRFRTLKDHLASKPYEPTYINTDGPLELLDVFGKHSIWFPPHVYLARKSLIEEAGYWNEELKMNQDGEFFSRVLLAASEIIFVPETEVYYRRHTGGNTSSWNKEEKVRSVIHSWILVDRAIEDKLGISNHSYVKQARNLIYDKIKYKFPAIIREYQDFFNLKRSRTEEFYMKVNSRLQLMYLRKLKGKF